GCCGTCGCGGATCTCCCCGGAGAAGGGAGGCACGCTCCAGTCCGCGGCCTGTGCGGGCACCACGTCGAGGTGACCGTGGACGAGCAGTGCGTCGGCGGACGGGTCGGTGCCCGCGATCCGCGCGACCACGTTGGTCCGGCCCGGGGTGCGCTCCAACAGCGTCGGTTCCAGGCCCGCTTCGGCGAGCTGCTCCGCCGCGTACTCGGCGGCGGGCCGCTCCCGGCAGTCCCCGCCGCCGAAGTTGCTGGTGTCGATGCGGATGAGCTCGGAGGTGAACCGGACGACCTCGTCCAGCGCCCGCTCGTCGACCTGTGCACGGGTGTCCGTCGCTCGCCCCGCGATGCTGTCAGCCATACTGCTCCTCCACCGCGGCCGAGACGATCGTGGTGACCGCCTTGAAGGTGCGGATGCCTTCGTACATGGTCTCGCTGATGTACGCGATCCTGCGCTCACCGATGCGCCGTACGCCCGGCACGACGGTCGCCGCCATCGACAGATGCTCGGCGTCGAACTCCAGCGCCACGGTGAACGGGCCGGCCTGCACCGGTTCATGACGGACCGCCAGCTCGGCTGCCTCCTTCGCTGCGGACCGGATGTCGGCGGCGGTCCTGGCCGGGGTGCGGCACACCGCCGCGTACCGCGACACATGGTCCTTGACGGCCACCTTCAGCGCCTCGGGCGCGTACCCGAGCGCGTCGTCGCAGGCCAGGTCGTCGCCGGTGACCAGCACCACGGGCACGCCGTACTCGGCGACGACATGCGAGTTGAGCAGCCCCTCGCTGGCCCGGGCGTCGTTGACCCACACCCCGGTGATGGAGTTGGCGAGATACGTGTGCGCGAGCACGCCCTCCATGCCCGCCCCCGTGTGATAGCCGACGAACGCGATGCCGTCCACGTCTCCGTGCTGCACGCCCTCCACCATGGACAGCGACTTGTGCCGCCCGGTGAGCATCTCCGCCCGCTCGTCCAACTGCTCAAGGAGCAGGTTCCGCATCGACCAGTGCGCCTCGTTGATCAGCACCTCGTCGGCCCCGCCGTCGAAGAAGCCGAGCACGGCGGCGTTGACGTCCGAGGTGAACATCGCCCGGCAGCGCTCCCACTGCGGGGTCCCGGGCAGCACGTCGGCCGGCCAGGTCACGCCCGTGGCGCCCTCCATGTCGGCGCTGATGAGGATCTTCATGGCGTATCACGTTACGCGCTCACCCCCGTCCTACGCCGCCCCGCGCGACGGATCGGCGTGGGCGCGGCGGCACTCGCGCCGGGATCAGTCGTGCGGCACCACCGTCACCGGGCAGGTCACCCGGTGGATCAGGGCGTGGGCGACCGGGCCGGTGCGGGAGCCGACCGCGGCGCGGCGCCTGCGGCGGCCCACGATCAGGAGGCCGGCGCCGGCCGCGGCGCGGGCGATCTCGTGGGCGGGGCGGCCCTCGACGACACTGTCGCGGACGTGGACGCCGGGGAACTTCTCCTGCCAGGGCTCCAGCAGCGCGGTGAGCCCGCGCTGTGCGTCGGCCCGCAGTTCGGCGCGCTGCTCGGGGCCCGGGATGCCGCGGCGGTGCGAGGCCTGCCAGGCCTGCAGGGCGCGCAGCGGTGCCCGGCGGTATTCGGCTGCCCGGAACGCGAACTCCAGGACGGCGTCGCAGGGTTGGCCGAGGTCGACGGCGACCGCGACGTCCCGGAAGGGGGCGCGGGTGGACGGCGTGCCGTGCGGAACCGGCAGGTGTTCGTCCTCGGCGGTGTCGGCGGCCCTGACGAGGACGACGGGCCGCTCGGCGTGGGCCACGGTCGCCGCGGCGACGGACCCGGCGAAGAACCCGCTGACTCCGCCGAAGCCCTGGCTGCCGAGGACCAGGAGTTCGGCGCGGGCGGCCTCGGCGATCAGCGCGGGGCCCGGTGGCCGCCGTATCTGATCGGTGGTGAGGGGTACCTGCGGATAGCGCTCACCCAGCAGGTCGAGCTGCCCGCGCAGCACGTGGCGTGCCCGGGTCCCCGGCGCCCGCAGCTCGGGCAGCGCCACGGGCGTCCGCTCGTCGGGCAGGCCCTCCCCGGCGTGCACCAGCCGGAGCGGCAGACCGCGGCGCAGGGCTTCCCTGGCCGCCCAGTCGGCCGCGGCGGAACTCTCGGGCGTGCCGTCCAGGCCCGCCACGACGGGACGCAGCATGTCTCCTCGCCTCCTCTTACCTGCTGTCGCTGTTCTGTACGGCGGTCAGGGTCGCGCGTCCGGCCTCCAGGCGGGCGGCAGGGATCCGGAAGGGCGAGCAGGAGACGTAGTCCAGGCCCGCCCGGTGGAAGAAGTGGATGGACTCGGGGTCGCCGCCGTGCTCACCGCACACCCCGGTCTCCAGACCGGGGTTGACGGCACGGCCCGCCTCCACGGCCATCTCCACGAGCCGTCCCACGCCCTCCTGGTCGAGGCTCTCGAAGGGCGACACCGGGAAGATCCCCTTCTCCAGATACAGCGGGAAGAAGGACGCCTCGGCGTCGTCGCGCGACAGGCCCCAGGTGGTCTGGGTGAGGTCGTTGGTGCCGAAGGAGAAGAAGTCGGCGGCCCCGGCGATCCGGCCCGCGGTGAGGGCAGCCCGCGGCAGCTCGATCATGGTGCCGATCGGCAGGTCCAGGGTCCGGCCGGTCTCCGCGGCGACCTCGGCGAGGACGCGTTCCGTCTCCGCGCGGGCCAGCCGCAGTTCCTCCACGGTCCCGACCAGCGGGATCATGATCTCGGCGCGCGGATCCCCGCCGTCGGCCAGCCGCCGGACCACGGCCTCGGCGACCGCCCGTACCTGCATCGCGACCAGGCCGGGCACGGCGATCCCGAGGCGCACCCCGCGCAGGCCGAGCATCGGGTTCTCCTCGTGCATCCGCTCGACGGCGCCGAGCAGCCTGCGGTCGTGCGGGTCGGGGTGGGAGGAGCTCGCGATGCGCACGGCCAGTTCGGTCCGGTCGGGCAGGAACTCGTGCAGCGGCGGGTCGAGCAGCCGGATCGTCACGGGCAGTCCGTCCATCGCCTCCAGGATGCCGGTGAAGTCGTCCCGCTGGAGCGGCAGCAGCGCGGAGAGGGCCTTCTCGCGGGCCGCGTCGTCGCGGGCCAGGATCATCGCCTCGACCAGCGACCGGCGTTCGCCGAGGAACATGTGCTCGGTGCGGCACAGCCCGATGCCCCGGGCGCCGAGGGCACGGGCCCGTACGGCGTCCGCGGGCGTGTCGGCGTTGGCCCGGACGTCGAGCCGGCGTACGGCGTCGGCGTGGTCGAGCGCGCCCAGCACCGCTTCGATCAGCGCGCCGGTACCGGTACCGGACTCCAGCGCGCGCCCCACGTCGGACGCGGTGAGCGGCAGCGCGCCGAGGTGCACGGTGCCCGCGGTGCCGTCGACGGAGACGGTGTCGCCCTCGTGGACCTGCACGCCGTCGGCCGTGGTCAGCCGTCGGGCGACGGGGTCCACGGTCAGTGACTCGGCCCCGCACACGCAGACCTTGCCCATGCCGCGCGCGACGACGGCCGCGTGGCTGGTCTTGCCGCCGCGGCTGGTCAGGACGGCCTGCGCGGCGATCATTCCGGGCAGGTCGTCGGGGGTCGTCTCGCGGCGTACGAGGACGGTCTGCTCCCCCGCGGCGGCGCGGCGCACGGCGGTGGCGGAGTCGAAGACGACGACACCCACCGCGGCACCCGGCGAGGCGGGCACGCCGTGGGCGAGGGGTACGTCGGTGGGCCGGAGGTCGAAGCGCGGGAACATCAGGCGGGTGAGCTCGGCGCCGTCGACCCGCGCGAGCGCCTCGTCGGCCGTGATCGCCTGTTCCTCGCACAGGTCGTGGGCGATGCGGAAGGCGGCCTCGGCGGTGCGCTTGCCGACCCGGGTCTGCAGGATCCACAGCCGGCCGCGCTCGATGGTGAACTCGACGTCGCACAGGTCGCGGTAGTGCTCCTCCAACGTCCCCAGATGGCCGAGCAGTTGACGGTACGAGCGGGGGTCGAGCTTCTCCAGTTCGGCCAGCGGTACGGCATCGCGCACACCGGCGACGACGTCCTCGCCCTGGGCGTCGGGCAGGTAGTCGCCGTACACGCCGCGGGCGCCGGTGGCCGGGTCGCGGGTGAAGGCGACGCCGGTGCCGGAGTCGTCGCCGAGGTTGCCGAAGACCATGGCCTGGATGTTCACGGCGGTGCCCAGGTCCTCGGAGATGTGCTCGCGGTGGCGGTAGACGCGGGCCCGCTCGCCGTTCCAGGATTCGAAGACCGCACGGATGGCGCGCTGCAACTGCTCCACCGGGTCCTGTGGGAAGTCCTCGCCGGTCTCGCGGCGGATCAGTGCCTTGAACTCCTCGACGAGGAGGGCGAGTTCGTCCGCGTCCAGGTCGTGGTCGGCGGACACCGAGCGGGCGGCCTTGTGAGCGGCGATGGCCTCTTCGAAGAGGTCGCCGTCCACGCCCATCACGGTGCGGCCGAACATCTGGAGCAGCCGCCGGTAGGAGTCCCAGGCGAACCGCTCCTGCCCGGACGCCTTGGCGAGCCCGGCCACGGAGTCGTCGCCCAGGCCGATGTCGAGGATGGTCTCCATCATGCCGGGCATCGAGAACCGGGCTCCCGAGCGCACCGACACCAGCAGCGGATCGCCCGGCTGCCCGAGCGTGCGGCCCATGGCACGTTCCAGTTCGGCGAGGGCGTGGGCCGCCTCGACGCCCATCTCGGGCGGTTCCTCGCCGGTGGCGAGATAGACCTTGCAGGCCTCGGTGGTGACGGTGAATCCGGGCGGCACGGGCAGGCCGAGCCTGGTCATCTCGGCCAGGCCCGCGCCCTTCCCGCCGAGCAGACCGGCCATCTCCCGGTCGCCGTCGGCGAATGCGTACACGTACTGCGTCGGAGCGCTCATGGCTGCTTCGGCCTCTCAGTCGTGAGGGACGACGGCCACGGGGCAGCCGACGTGATGGATGGCGGCGTGGGTGACGGGGCCGGTGCGCGGGCCCACGGGCCGGTCGGTGGTGCGGTGGCCGACGACGAGCAGGCTCGCCCCGGTCGCGGCACGGACCAGCGCGGTCGAGGCCCTGCCCTGCGACACGGACTCCACGACCTCGGCCGAGGGGTACTTGTCCTGCCACGGCTGCAGCACGGCGGCGAGGAAGCCCTGCCACTCCTCCTGGCGCTGCCGGTCGCCCACCAGGCCGATGTCGCCGGGGCCTAGGCTGACGGGCGACGGGGAGTGCCAGATGTGCACCACATGCAGCCGGGCGCCGCGCAGCCGGGCGGCCTCGAAGGCGAACTCGATCACCTCGTCGCGCGGGTCGCTCAGGTCGATGCCCAGGACGACGTCCCGGTAGCCGGTCCGGGTGGAGGGGTTCCCGTCGTCCGCCGGGAGGTGCTCGTCCTCAGGCTCCTCCTCCGCCCGTACGAGGACGACGGGACGGATCGCCTTCGCCACGACGTCCAGGGCGACCGAGCCCACCATGAACCCGGTGAAGCCGCTGAGTCCGCGCGAGCCCAGCACCAGCAGGTCGGCGTGCTCGGCCACGTCCAGCAGGGCGGCGGGCGCCGGGCCCTCGACCTGTTCGTCGTCGAGGCGGAGGCCGGGGCAGGCGAGCCGGACGCGGTCCTCGGCCTGGCGCAGGACCCGCCGGGCCTGATGCCGGTGCACGGCGTTCCCGGTGGGCCGGTCGGCGGCGGGCGGGGTCCAGTTCCAGGCGTGCACCAGGCGCAGCGGGCGCTCGCGCCGCTCCGCCTCCCTGGCCGCCCAGTCCGCGGCGGCCAGGCTCTCCGGGGATCCGTCCACTCCGACGATGACGGGCGGCAGCATGACGTGCACCTCCTGTGATCGGTCGTACTCCCGATGATGTTCCGCAGGTCGTTCCGCGCTCATGACCAGCCTCTCTCCGCACCGCCCATCGCGCATGGGTCGCGAGGTCCTCAGTGGGGGACCATCCGGCCCTGCGCGGAGTCGACAGGCCGGGAGGGACGGGGTACGACGGTCGGCCGCCGGTGCGCCGCCATCCGGCGCAGCATCCGGACGGCGCACGCGTCGGCCACCGCGGCCACGACGAACGTCACGGCCGTGGCAGCGACCAGCAGCATGGCGAACAGCTCGTAGAACTCCGGTGTGAGAGTGGTACGCACTGCCCTCACCTCCTCCAAAGACCACGGGTATTCCTTCGATTCCAGCCAACTGCCTTCAAAGCAGCGGCACTTGAGCCGTTCGGCGCCCAGTTCGCCGCCTGGTGGCCCCGATGCCGGGGGCGGGGCGGACCGGCCCGGGTGCACCGTGACCGGCTGCTGCGCACGGCCCGCGAGATCACCGTCCCGCAGGGCACCCGGCTCTTCGAGGAGGGCCGGCGCGCCGGCCGCTTCTGGATCATCCGTGACGCACGGTCGCCCTCGACATGCACGTCCCGGGCCGCCGGTCGCCGGTGATCGAGACGCTCGGTGCGGGCGATCTCGTGGGCTGGTCCAGGCTGTTCGAGCCGCCGGTGTGGCCGTTGGGCGCCGAGACCACGACTCCCTTGCGCGCCCACGAGTTCGACGCCGTCGCCGTACGCCTGATGTGCGCGGACGATCCGGAGTTCGGCCGGGCGGTCGAGCACCGGGTCGGCAGGGTGCCCGCCCACCGGCTGCACGCCGCCCGCACCCGGCTGCTCGAACTGCACGGCACCGACAGCCCGCGCTGAGCGGGTGCCGGTGCCGGAGCCCTACAGGTTCATGCCCCCTGGTCCGCGAGCTCCGTGGCGATGCGCGCGGCCCAGGCCTCGATCTGTGCGAAGTCGCGGAAGTCGCCGCCCTTGCCGTTGTGGACGATCATCCGGGCGATACGGCCCTTCGCGCCCTCTTCCAGACAGCCACCGAAGGTGATGTGCGCCTTGGCGTCGAGCCGCGTCATCGTGCGGCGCACCCCGGGCACGGGCGGGATGTCCCGCTCGGAGGCCGAGGCGTCGAGCGGGCCGCTGCTGAACAGCCACAGCGGGCGTCCGGCCAGTGCGCGGCGGTGGCGCCGGACGAACCGGCGGGCGTGCTTGTGCCAGCGTCCCGCGTAGAGTCCGCCGCCCACCACCACGGCGTCGTAGGACTCCACCTCGGTCACGGCCGGGGCGGGCAGCACCTCGGCGGCCAGCCCCTCCTTGTTCAGTACGTCGGCGATGGCCTCGGCGATCCTCGCGGTCGAGCCGTTCGTCGTTCCGTAGGCGACCAACACCCTGGCGGGCATGGCGGTTCGCCTCCTCTCACAGCTTGCGCAGCCATTCCTCATGGACGCCGTGCAGCGCCTGTTCGGCCGGTTCGAGGCGCGCGTCGTCGAACCGGTAGGTGAGCTTGTCGACGACTCCGACCACACCGTCGATCCGGCGGGTCATGGAGACGGCGATCTCCGCCTCGCTCCTGCGCTCGATGTGACCGTCGAGCGTGACCACGCCGTCGTGCACCGTGACCGTCACCGTGCGGGGCGCCAGCCACAGCGAACGCACGAGCACCTCCTCGACGACCTCGGCGCGGATGTCCTCGTCGGGCCGCAGGAAGACCTGGAGCAGGTCGCGGCGGGTGACGATGCCGACGAGCCGGTCCTCCTCGTCCACGACCGGGAGGCGTTCCACCCCGTGCTGGGCCATGGTGCGGGCGGCCTCGGCGATGGTGTGGTCGGCGTGCACGGTCACGGGCGGTTCGGACATGAGCTGTCCTGCGGTGCGGGCCCGCGCCTTCGCGGCCTGCCTGCGGGCAGTGCGGGTCAGTCCGGTGAGGGCGAGACGGTGCTTCCTGGGGCCGTACCTCTCGGGGGTGTGCGCCTGCCGGACCAGCAGGTCGGTCTCGGAGATCACGCCGATGACCTTGTCGTCCTCGTCGACGACGGGCAGTCCGCTGATCCGGTGCCCGTCGAGCAGCCGGGCGACTTCCTTGAACGGCGTTCCGTACGAGGCGCGGACCACGTCCGTCGTCATCACGGAGCCGATCTTGTTGTTCCTCATCTCGTTCCCTCCTCTTTCCGCCTCTTCCCGCCTCTTCCCGTCTCAGCGGAGTCGGCGCAGATAGGGGTCCTGGGGCCGGCGCGGCAGCAGGCGTACGCGGGCGTCCAGGAC
Above is a genomic segment from Streptomyces sp. R21 containing:
- a CDS encoding M55 family metallopeptidase, with amino-acid sequence MKILISADMEGATGVTWPADVLPGTPQWERCRAMFTSDVNAAVLGFFDGGADEVLINEAHWSMRNLLLEQLDERAEMLTGRHKSLSMVEGVQHGDVDGIAFVGYHTGAGMEGVLAHTYLANSITGVWVNDARASEGLLNSHVVAEYGVPVVLVTGDDLACDDALGYAPEALKVAVKDHVSRYAAVCRTPARTAADIRSAAKEAAELAVRHEPVQAGPFTVALEFDAEHLSMAATVVPGVRRIGERRIAYISETMYEGIRTFKAVTTIVSAAVEEQYG
- a CDS encoding universal stress protein is translated as MLRPVVAGLDGTPESSAAADWAAREALRRGLPLRLVHAGEGLPDERTPVALPELRAPGTRARHVLRGQLDLLGERYPQVPLTTDQIRRPPGPALIAEAARAELLVLGSQGFGGVSGFFAGSVAAATVAHAERPVVLVRAADTAEDEHLPVPHGTPSTRAPFRDVAVAVDLGQPCDAVLEFAFRAAEYRRAPLRALQAWQASHRRGIPGPEQRAELRADAQRGLTALLEPWQEKFPGVHVRDSVVEGRPAHEIARAAAGAGLLIVGRRRRRAAVGSRTGPVAHALIHRVTCPVTVVPHD
- the ppdK gene encoding pyruvate, phosphate dikinase: MSAPTQYVYAFADGDREMAGLLGGKGAGLAEMTRLGLPVPPGFTVTTEACKVYLATGEEPPEMGVEAAHALAELERAMGRTLGQPGDPLLVSVRSGARFSMPGMMETILDIGLGDDSVAGLAKASGQERFAWDSYRRLLQMFGRTVMGVDGDLFEEAIAAHKAARSVSADHDLDADELALLVEEFKALIRRETGEDFPQDPVEQLQRAIRAVFESWNGERARVYRHREHISEDLGTAVNIQAMVFGNLGDDSGTGVAFTRDPATGARGVYGDYLPDAQGEDVVAGVRDAVPLAELEKLDPRSYRQLLGHLGTLEEHYRDLCDVEFTIERGRLWILQTRVGKRTAEAAFRIAHDLCEEQAITADEALARVDGAELTRLMFPRFDLRPTDVPLAHGVPASPGAAVGVVVFDSATAVRRAAAGEQTVLVRRETTPDDLPGMIAAQAVLTSRGGKTSHAAVVARGMGKVCVCGAESLTVDPVARRLTTADGVQVHEGDTVSVDGTAGTVHLGALPLTASDVGRALESGTGTGALIEAVLGALDHADAVRRLDVRANADTPADAVRARALGARGIGLCRTEHMFLGERRSLVEAMILARDDAAREKALSALLPLQRDDFTGILEAMDGLPVTIRLLDPPLHEFLPDRTELAVRIASSSHPDPHDRRLLGAVERMHEENPMLGLRGVRLGIAVPGLVAMQVRAVAEAVVRRLADGGDPRAEIMIPLVGTVEELRLARAETERVLAEVAAETGRTLDLPIGTMIELPRAALTAGRIAGAADFFSFGTNDLTQTTWGLSRDDAEASFFPLYLEKGIFPVSPFESLDQEGVGRLVEMAVEAGRAVNPGLETGVCGEHGGDPESIHFFHRAGLDYVSCSPFRIPAARLEAGRATLTAVQNSDSR
- a CDS encoding universal stress protein; its protein translation is MLPPVIVGVDGSPESLAAADWAAREAERRERPLRLVHAWNWTPPAADRPTGNAVHRHQARRVLRQAEDRVRLACPGLRLDDEQVEGPAPAALLDVAEHADLLVLGSRGLSGFTGFMVGSVALDVVAKAIRPVVLVRAEEEPEDEHLPADDGNPSTRTGYRDVVLGIDLSDPRDEVIEFAFEAARLRGARLHVVHIWHSPSPVSLGPGDIGLVGDRQRQEEWQGFLAAVLQPWQDKYPSAEVVESVSQGRASTALVRAATGASLLVVGHRTTDRPVGPRTGPVTHAAIHHVGCPVAVVPHD
- a CDS encoding flavodoxin domain-containing protein encodes the protein MPARVLVAYGTTNGSTARIAEAIADVLNKEGLAAEVLPAPAVTEVESYDAVVVGGGLYAGRWHKHARRFVRRHRRALAGRPLWLFSSGPLDASASERDIPPVPGVRRTMTRLDAKAHITFGGCLEEGAKGRIARMIVHNGKGGDFRDFAQIEAWAARIATELADQGA
- a CDS encoding CBS domain-containing protein, giving the protein MRNNKIGSVMTTDVVRASYGTPFKEVARLLDGHRISGLPVVDEDDKVIGVISETDLLVRQAHTPERYGPRKHRLALTGLTRTARRQAAKARARTAGQLMSEPPVTVHADHTIAEAARTMAQHGVERLPVVDEEDRLVGIVTRRDLLQVFLRPDEDIRAEVVEEVLVRSLWLAPRTVTVTVHDGVVTLDGHIERRSEAEIAVSMTRRIDGVVGVVDKLTYRFDDARLEPAEQALHGVHEEWLRKL